TCATCAAAGGCTCTATCGTATCAAAACCGCTCATGTCATCGCTGACACTTccagcctcaagctcctctttAGTTCGTACAAGCTGCTCCAGAAACTCCCGCTCTGATGTCCCGCTCCTTGCCATCATGCGTCCTCGGCTCGATGGTCTCATTTTAGAGGTTGCGTGGAAGTTTGAACGGTCATCATCAGATATCCACCCCTTCGCCCCGCTTGGGTGCCCGTCTTGAGAATTAGCGAGCGTGCGGTTGAGATTGTCTAAGACTGGCACCAGGGCACGAAGCCAGACATCTCCGTTGCGCTCCAATCTCCTGATTCTGCGTTCCATCTCTCTGATGCGGTACTCTCGGTATGCCTCATATCTTCGCAAAACCTCCTTTTCCACGGTGGGCGCTTTGTCCCCGGTGTCTTCTCTCATAGTAACGGCCTTCCTCACCCTGGGTCGGGGACTGGCGTTCGAGGCAGCTTCTTTTCGTTTACGCTCTTGTTCTCGGGCAGCACTCCACTCCCGACGTCGCGAAAGGGACGTTCTATCCTGTGAGTCCAGTTTatgagttggtgatgagtgAGTGGATTGTGGAGGCGTCGGTGACCCGTTTTGATATGAGggtggagatggagaaaTTGCTCGACTGGACGTGTCGTCTTCTTGCTTAGGCGCCGCCTCGTCCGGCTTCAACTTCACAGCAAAGGTCAAGTCCTGTTGGTTTGTGGTCGTTTGTCTCTTTGGGGATGCTGGGATAACCGCTGTTGGGGGAGGTGATGGCTTGACATTGGCGACAACCATGATGGGGCACATGCTTTGGCGTTGGGGAGACCTGAGTGGCAATGGTGGTGGCTCTTCTACCTTTTCTTGAGGCGACTCTTTGATAGTCTCCTGCTCAGAATCAGGCTGCAGGTCCATCGAAATAGATATCATACTGCGCCGTTTCAAAGAAGCAGCTTCCAtatccttctttttcttgtcccTGACCTTGTCACGGCGGCTCTGCGACAATCTGGCttctggtgttgatgatctctcctttgttgtttgtttccTAGAACCTTGACGTTGGGCACGTAGTGGGCTCTTGGTGATCACAGTAACAGGAGGCTCCTCGATTTTCTTCGTGGTCAATCGAATGCACGATTCCCTGGCTGATACAGGTCTTGCCTCGACCGGCCTAGCCTCTGCAACAACAGGATCATTCTCGCTTGTTGTCATTATGCTTCTGGAAAGTGAAGGTTGGTAAGATCCATCCTGGGATACGGGGCGGGCAGGTGAAGTAGGAACCTGATGGGCTTCTGTCTTGGTTGACTGAGACATCATAGTATCGATCGACAGGTCGCCGAGGTGTACGAAGCGACCCCCTGTCAAGCTGGGACTCCGTGAAGGGATTCTATCGTGATTGTTTGGGCTTCCTGCATGTGTGGTCCCCTGTTCATTGCTTTGAAATCCTCGGCCCTGCTCATTAGCTTGTCTGACTTGGTCTGGGGTCAATACCCTCGGAGGAGGCGTTGCCAAAATGTTCAAATGTTCTGTTGCCGTACTTTGGTTACTGCTATTAATAGGGGCCGGAGTAGAGTGTCCATTGATCGATGAGTTTGGAGATCTTTGAGGGGTAGTAGATAAAAGAAGCTGAGAATTTGCCGAGCTCACCGAGGGCGATGATTCTCTGTCCTCGGCAACAGTCCGTAACACAGTCACGACGCCTTTGTCGTTCAAAATTGCTCTGGTAGGGGCATACTGGGAAGTAAGAGGCTTCACACTCCGGTGCTGGTATATGGGATACTGAGACCTGGGAGTTCGACCAAATGGCGAGGCGTCCAAGGGAATGGAAATTGCAATATGTCGATGTCCTCCTATCGTTGTGCCTGAAACAGCTGAGTCTGGAAGCCGAATGGTCTGGGGCGACTTGGAGAGTGATTTACTCCTCTTGCCCAACTTTCGAAGCCTGTACCATCGCCCCCTGTCCTCTGGGGGAATTCCATCCGGGATAGACATAAAGTTACTTGATGGGGGGCTGTGGTTCCTCAGAAAGTCAATGAGCTCAGCAAGGCCATCATGCGGTTCCCCGTCCCCCTCATGCTGCTGATCGATGAAGGTGTCGTCGTGAAAACGCAAGTCCTTGTCCTTTTCGGGGCCACCTAACAAATTTGATGCAGATTTTGCTCTCGGCCGGGTAcgtgcttgggcttgggttTGAGAGCCTGGCCTTTGCAGATACGAATACCGATTTGTTTTAGGGACAGTAGATGCAGATACAGAAGAAGTGAGAGCTGGGGGGGTTGTTGTGCGAGGATAGGAAGCGCCACTGCCCGACGTGACAGAGGCCTCagggtcaaggccaagaacttGAGCCATGCCAGGCCAGCTTAACATCTGACACGGAACATGGGATGGGCTTATACGCTTTTGCGCAACGATGCACTTGCATCCATGAAAGACAGGCCTGAGCTAGGTAGATGTATCAGCTGAGTATTCACGGGACATGGTTCGTACACGAAGGGATCTCTTAAATTAGTCTTACCTTTGGTTG
The window above is part of the Fusarium musae strain F31 chromosome 6, whole genome shotgun sequence genome. Proteins encoded here:
- a CDS encoding hypothetical protein (EggNog:ENOG41), with product MAQVLGLDPEASVTSGSGASYPRTTTPPALTSSVSASTVPKTNRYSYLQRPGSQTQAQARTRPRAKSASNLLGGPEKDKDLRFHDDTFIDQQHEGDGEPHDGLAELIDFLRNHSPPSSNFMSIPDGIPPEDRGRWYRLRKLGKRSKSLSKSPQTIRLPDSAVSGTTIGGHRHIAISIPLDASPFGRTPRSQYPIYQHRSVKPLTSQYAPTRAILNDKGVVTVLRTVAEDRESSPSSTKTEAHQVPTSPARPVSQDGSYQPSLSRSIMTTSENDPVVAEARPVEARPVSARESCIRLTTKKIEEPPVTVITKSPLRAQRQGSRKQTTKERSSTPEARLSQSRRDKVRDKKKKDMEAASLKRRSMISISMDLQPDSEQETIKESPQEKVEEPPPLPLRSPQRQSMCPIMVVANVKPSPPPTAVIPASPKRQTTTNQQDLTFAVKLKPDEAAPKQEDDTSSRAISPSPPSYQNGSPTPPQSTHSSPTHKLDSQDRTSLSRRREWSAAREQERKRKEAASNASPRPRVRKAVTMREDTGDKAPTVEKEVLRRYEAYREYRIREMERRIRRLERNGDVWLRALVPVLDNLNRTLANSQDGHPSGAKGWISDDDRSNFHATSKMRPSSRGRMMARSGTSEREFLEQLVRTKEELEAGSVSDDMSGFDTIEPLMRELAGRSRLSFEARSLGMDDEGLLHSLSE